The sequence ATTTAGATCAGCTACAAGGATTCTTTAATAACACCAGTTTGTGTCTTGCTGTCGTTGGGCAAGAAGATGAACACTGCCAACTGACTCTGCATCCACCCGTTGAAAAGTTTAACTGGAAAGTCGCAACCGGTATGCCGCGGGTATCCGGGCAGCCCCATTCATGGGGAACTTTCGAAGCAGAAAACTATGACGCGCTCATTGACTACCCGTTTTTGATAGGTGACTTAACCATTGAAGAATTTATTGCGCACGGCATTAAACACTCCTTGGTATTAAGCGGCCGTCACTTTGCCGACACCTCCAAAATTTGCTCTGACTTAGCGCGCATTTGCGAAACTCAAATATCGATGTTTGATGAAGCACCTTTTACGTCTTACACATTCCTAACCATGGTAGTCGGTGATGGTTTTGGTGGCCTTGAGCATCGTAACTCAACCGCCCTTCTATGCAGCCGTAAAAGCCTTATTGGCGAACATGACCACGAGGTTAACGACGATTATCAAACCTTCCTGAGTCTTTGTTGCCATGAGTATTTCCATAGCTGGAATGTAAAAACATTAAAACCCAAAGCGTTTATTCCTTATCAGCTGGACAAAGAAAGCTATACCGAACAGCTATGGTTTTATGAAGGCATGACATCATACTTTGATGACTACCTCTTACACGCGAGTGGCATCGTCAGCGCAGAACAATATTTAAATGTGCTGTCCGAAACCTTAGCTCGGGTCGAGCGTGGTGCCGGTCAATATCAACAAAGCGTCACAGAGTCGAGTTACCTGGCCTGGACAAAGTTTTATCAGCAAAATGAAAATGCGCCGAACAGTATTGTTAGCTATTATGCTAAAGGCGCGCTTCTGGCACTAAGCCTGGATTTGATGTTGCGCTTGCAAAGTAACCATTCGTTAACGCTAGCGCACGTGATGAAAAAGCTCTGGCATGAATTTGGTAAAACCGGCGTAGGTACTGCCGATGACACCGTTTTGAATGTGCTGGACAGTTATTCAGGTGTTGATATTGCCGACTTTTTGCGAGAGCAGCTTTACGCAAAAGAAAGTTTACCGTTAGAGAGTTTACTCAACCAGTTTGGGTTGGAAATAAAGCGATCGGTACCCGCGGATGACAACTCGCTAAAAGCCTCCGACGAGTCCGCAACTGTCAGCTTAGGCGCGAAGTACAAAGCGTCCTCTGCTGGCTTAGAACTCATGAGTGTGTATCACGACGAAACCGCCTACAACGCGGGACTTTCCGCTTCTGATCGCATTATTGCCATTGATCATCTGCAAGTAACTGATGCGACGGTTAAGTCTGTATTATCGCGCTATCGTCCTGGAGAAAAAGTAACCGTCCATGCGTTTCGCCGTGACGAACTGTTAACTTTGGACTTAATTTGGGAAGAGCCAACGCCAGCTTGCTGGAAGCTTTCAATAAAAGACGCCAGCAAACTTAATGGTTGGCTAACACCAGAGAGTTAATCTTCGTATAACTGGGGGAGCAATGCCGGATCTAACCGGGTGTTTCCCCAGTTAACCCGCCAATCTAAATGAGGGCCGGTTGCTCGTCCGGTGGCTCCCACCTCACCAATAACCTGACCTTGTTTTACCGTATCACCGGCTTTCACATGCAACTTGCTCAGGTGCAGATAGGTGGTGTTTACCTTATAACCATGCTCAATAATGATAGTACCACCTGAGTAAAATAAATCGGGCTCTGCCAGCACCACTTTACCTGTCCATGGCGCTGTTACCGGTGTGCCGGTAGGTACCGCAATATCTTCACCATAATGCGGGTTACGAGGCTCGCCATTAAAAATACGCTGGCTGCCGTAAACCCCACTGATGCGCCCTTCAGCCGGCTTTGCTACTGGCGTCAGAAAATGTTTGTTTTTAGAAGCGTTCTGTCTCGCCAACCAAACTTTCTCTGCTTCTTTGCGCGCACGTTTGACTTGCTCGGGATCCGGCGTCACCGTTTTTTGCGGAACACCGTCCACACGATCAATATCATATTCACGCTCACTCAGTGTAAGAGACTGAGTGCGAGTTTCACCGTTGGCGGAAACGGTTAATTCGTGTTCCAACTTTGCTTTACGTCCAAAACCAAAGACAAAATAACCATTATCGGTTACCTCAATGAGTTCACCATTTAAAGTCACTTCAGCACCCGCAACCGTTTTGCCTAAATGCAGCGCCCCTTGTGTGAAAGGCCCTTTTATTTCAAGTGGCAAAGAATTGTTGGCAAAGACTGAGGTTGATGCGATTAAACCAATCAATAAACCCCAAATACGCAGTTTAAGCATAAGCAATGGCTCCTTTACCAACACCCTCGTAAGCTCTGACTTCAACCGACTTGCCAATGCAGTCTTGGCTTATTGTCGACGCCAAATACTGCGCAATACACTCGACAGTCGAATCATTCTTTATTACGTAGTTTTCGCTGTGCGGCAACACCAGTTCAAACAGTCCCTGAATTGACGTATAGCTATAAGCAACATGGGTATTTTCATCGACAGACTCAGCAGCTTTAGAAAGTGTCATTTTGTTAAAATCGGCAATATCTTCTTCCGTGCCAACATAGATGTCTTCCCACTTATCGCACCACTGTTTTTCCAGTGCGGGCTGGCGAATGCCTTCAATAAATATCTGCAGTTTCGAACGGTGCCCGTGAGCAATGCGCTGACAGTTGCCATCGTGCTTTTTCAAGCCGTGTGTGTAATGATAATAAAAGCCATCAATTTGCTCAGGACGCAGGGTTAACTTCAACCCTTCCACATTGACCGGCAGCTCTTGCTTTATTACCGCTTTTACGTAATCAGTAACGGTATCAATGTTTACCGTATCGGCATCAATAAATGCGAACGAGTCAGACGGGCAAAATAAGTGTATCGACCGCGAATTACCGCGATTAAAGTCAACCCAGTACGAGCTGTCATCATCATTGTGAGTGACTTTCGTGTAGGAATGCTCAACAGGGATCAGTAACTTATGGTCAACAGAATCATCGATAATGGCTTTCACCTGCTTTTTGACCTTACCAAAGTCGAGCACCATCGACTGTTCGTTCAAATTTCCGTCCAGAATAATATCGACAATCCAGCTTTCACCAACAATACCACGCTGCGGGCAAAGGTAAGAGCAATCGATAACGGTAAGGTCATTCACAAATAACTGCATATAAACGGTGACTCATTCAGTTCTTTAAAATTTTATTCAGTATAACCCGAAAGCACCGCTCAGATAAGCTCGATAAGTAAAAACCATTCCCATAACAATTTCGCCGACAACAGAATGAGCGCCAGCCCCATTGTCCGATCGACCCAGTGACTATAACGCCACACGCGTTTGAAAATGACAGGTTGAGTTAGTAGCCAGGTTAAAAATATAAACCAGGCGCCAGTTGCTATGACTAAATACACCCCGTAGCCAAACTTAATCGAAAAGGGAGTGTCGGGTGAAATAATGGTGGTAAAGAGCGTTAAAAAAAACAATGTCGCTTTAACATTTAAGCCGTTGGTAATAAAGCCAACAATGAAAGCTTTACGTTTTCTCGGTTGTATCGAATCAAATTCATCGCCGGACATCGACGTTCTCGGCTTCGCTGTTATCGCCTGCGTACCAATAAACCCCAGGTACAACGCACCAATAACCAGCAGCGTCTGATATAACCATGGCGTTTGGTGAATAATAAGGGCGACGCCCACCAATGAATACGCAACATGTATAATAATGCCGGCGGCTATACCGAGCGCAACCAAATACCCCGCTTTACGGCCAAAGCTCAAACTATAACGAGACACTACCGCAAAATCGGGACCGGGGCTTGCTACCGCAAATAAATGAATGACAGCTATTGTTAAAAACTCATTCCAATAAGACAATGTGAGCTTCCTTGTTTTCTATTAACTTACCTGCGAGAATTAAAGTTACATTTTGTTAATTATAAATGCGAAATAATTAATATGAAAAAAACCAAGTTTCCATCACTGAATGCACTCAGAGTGTTCGATGTCGCTGCCAGATGTGGTTCGTTCAAACAAGCTGCACAGCAGCTCGGCGTCACTCAGTCTGCGGTTACCCGACAAATTCAAGCGCTTGAAGAGCAGCTCGACATGCGACTTTTTCAGCGCGATAACCGAGTACACTCATTAACTCCGGTGGCGCTTGAGTTAGCGCCTCAAATTGAACAAATTTTTGATCAACTTGAGCGTGCCATAGAGCGTACCCGAAGTGTTAGCGACAACACAACAACCCAACTAACGGTCGCTATTAGTTCCGAGCGTTTTCGCTTCTGGCTCGCCGATAAACTTGAGGACTTCCACTCTCTTTATCCGCATATTCAATTAAACTTTGCGCGTTGCGCTGACTATTTCTCGGGTGAACATGTCGCCGACATGGTATCCGCCGTGCAACACCAAAGCTGGGACATTGCAATAGGCTATGGCTCAATAAACGACAAGCACCTACAAAGCCAACGTTTATCGAAAACGCAACTGGTGCCGGTATCGAGCCTTTCGACCAATGAGACGCCCTTCCAGCAAAACTGGATAATCAACCCTGACAACCCTGAGCACTTAAAGCTGACAGAACATTACCAGTCAAAACTTAAAAACCAACGCATTATACACTGCGACGACTTTTATATGTCGCTGGACTTAGCTCAAACAGAAAAAGCGGTCACCCTAGTCGACAGCAGCTTGCTGACAACGCAGTTTTCGCATTTAACACCTTTCAGAGAATATGCTCAAGCAACTAAGTCACCACTCTCGGTATTTTATAAAAAGCGGAAACGCCAGTCTGTTGCTCTTGTCGCTTTTATCAAATGGTTACAGTTAATTAATCAATAAATTATTTTACATACAGTCATGACTGTATGTAAAATGAGGGCACTTTTTTCACCAACCAGTAAGAGAGCGACATGTTAAGACGTCTTTCGCTTTTAAGTGCCGTATTATTATCAAGTAGTTTCGCGCCAGCTTCTGCGCTGGCTGATGAAATAAGCTATACCGCTTCCTATTCAACCGATCAGTTTCGCGGCGCGCGTGTAGCCTACCGGTTTACCGACATCCCGCTAGAAATGCCCGGCTTTTTCGGCTCGCCTAAGCTGTATGTGGATATGGGGATAAATCATTGGCAAGACTCGAATGATACATCAGATAACATTACCGCATTTACCGTTAGCCCTGTTGTTTCTTGGCATATCGCCGGCTCAGAACGTCCGCTTTACTTAGAAGCAGGCATTGGCGGCAGTTATTTCGACAAGACGAGTCTTGGAAACAGAAACCTTTCGACCAAATTCCAATTTGAAGATCGCATTTCATTGTCCTGGCAGTTCAGTAAAAACTCTGACGCCCGCATTGACTTTGGCTATACTCATTACTCTAATGGTGACATTAAGCGCCCTAACGATGGCCTTGATTTTTTCTGGCTCAGTTGGGTTCACCCTTTTTAAAGCATAAAGGTCTTTATGAGCAGCGACACGCCTTCACGAGATAGAGTTTATCAGGTATCCAGTAACAGAGAGAGTGCCTCACATAAACTCCGGTATGTTGAGGGCTCTGCACCTGACACTGACGAGTGCCGGCTTTGTGTTGGTTCGCTGCCTCAGGCGAACAAAAGTGATCCCTTGGTGACGGTGCAAATTGCTGCTTCCGAGGATATCGCCCGCCTCGCTTTTTTTGAGAAACAGCTTTACGACAAAGACGCCTATTCCAGCTTGTTCTTTTATCAAGCCCTGCGCCAATGGCCAAGCGGCTTTTTAACCATAAAAAGTGACGGAAAAGTCGCCGGTTACAGCCTGGTCGTGCCACTCGATGGTCGCCGTGCAACCTTAATGTCCTTGCTTGTTGGTAAAAGCTTTCAAGGTCAGGGGCTTGGTCAGGTATTGCTGGAGCAGACGATAAAATCGGCCACATCAGATCAATGGCATGAGCTGGAATTAAGCGTCTCTCCCTACAATACGCCGGCGATAAAGCTATACAAGCGAGCTGGCTTTCAGTCTGTTAACACCGTTAAGGACTATCTCGGTCCTGGTGAAGACCGTCTCATTATGCGCCGAACACTTTAACTCTTCTTTGGTGAGCTATGGCGTCTCTCAATTTATTTGCAGGTGAGAACAACGATGTGACTCAGTTTAGCGAACGCGCTTACCTACTTCACGACTACGTTGAACCTGATGCCATCGCTATTTTAGAGCAACTTCGGGGAGTCATTAAACAGTCACCATTACGGCAATTCGTCACTCCCGGTGGCAGAAAAATGTCAGTACGCACCAGCAGTTGTGGCGACTTTGGCTGGATAACCGACCGCAAAGGCTACCGCTATACAGACACCGATCCAATAACCGAAGAGCCCTGGCCTGCTATGCCCGTAGAGTTAAAAAAACTTGCCGAAACGGCTGCCAGGAAATGCGGGTTCGGGTCATTTTCTCCCAATGCCTGTTTAATTAACGTTTACCACCCAGGCGCTGCTATGGGACTTCATCAGGACAAAGACGAATCCGACTTTTCACAACCTATTGTTTCATTCTCCCTGGGCTTGCCTGCCACTTTCTTATGGGGCGGGCTAAAGCGCGGTGGCAGCCCACAAAAAATTACGTTACAACATGGGGACGTTCTGGTCTGGGGCGGGCCTGATCGCTTACGATACCACGGAGTTAAAAAATTGGCGGATGGTCAACACCCTTTAACCGGGAACGTACGTGTTAATTTAACGTTTAGGGTAAGGTAAATGCCGAACACCAGTTCCAGAGTTTATCGATTACTGGCCATTACCGGCAGCGCAGTGCTGACGCTTGCTCTGTTTATTGGTGTTGCATTACTAATAGGCCTGTCGATAGCCGATCGTAAATTGGCAAAAGCAGGTATCGAGGACTGGTCGATAAGCATCGGTTCGCTGTCCGAGGAACGAGTGGTCATTGAGCAGTTGAGTGTGACAATGAGCGAATTACCGTCATCTTCCACGTCTAACTCAAATGCCACACCGACTACCATTAAAGAGCTACTTAACACACCGATACCAAACTGGTTGCCCGAGGTTATCGTTATTAAAAACATAACGTTGAAAGGCGGGTTGTTAACGCAGTACGCGCCAATTGTCGGTGAACTAAAATTGGACACCAAGCGCCAAAACGTCAGTTTACACCTACTTCAGCCTGAAGTACTCAACGTTAATTTATCTCGCAATAATTCGACTCTATCGGCCGGTATCACCCACAGTCTAGGAAGCTTCAACGCCAATTATGGTTTTTCTACCGGGCAATGGGACATAAAAGGGTCAGTAAAAGTACCGACAAAATATCTTTCTCGGACAGCTAAGCTAGTAAAAAGTGAACAGATTGCCTTATCACTCAGCGCTGACGGCTCTCTTTCCCCTGAGACTGAAATGACAGGTGCAAAAAGCCTCATTAGCGCCATTTCCGGTAAACTCACTGTCAGTTTACAACAGCCCATTAATGTCACTTCACCGGGTGTTGCTTCTGTTGAGACATTGATCACTAAAGGCGATGTGGGACTTGGCTTTAATCGTGGCGTTATCGAAAATTACGATTTAAAATTCAGTGGTGAGCTCACTCAATGGCCTTCCCTACCTTTAGAAATAAACTCGGTGAAGTGGCAATTTGCCAGCCAGGATGCTCTGGCGCTTGAACCATTAAACTATCAGCAACTGTTCAGTAAAACCGAATGGCCGGTTCAACTTAGTTTGGCCGTTGAGGGAGAAGATGTCAGTGGCGCTCAGCTAACGATGGCTGGTCACGTTATGCAAAGCGACGCACAGTTTATTCGGCTCAACCTCCCTAAAACAAGATTGACCGCCGACAAAATCACAACAGCGAGTATCGATGCCTTGGCTCCATTAAAACTTGATTCATTGAATAAGTTAGCCTTAAACACCGATATAATGCTCGAACACGACCAGGTCATGTTTAGCTCAGAGCAACTGTCTTCGCTTTATATTCAATCGCAGTTTGCTAACGCCAACTTTTTAATTCCGACGTTTTCCGCCGCTATCCCTTTTGCTTCGCCCAACGAGGCAACAGCAGAACTCTCAACGAAAATTAATAATGTCGCTATAAAAGTTGAAGAGCTTGAAAGCTTAAAGCCTAAACTCTCGCATAGAATTCAATACAAAGGCGGCAGCATTAACACCCAGGGAACCATTGAATTAGCGCGAGGTGCTCGCCTAAATCACCACAGCACACTGACACCAACACAAGACCTAACCTCTAATGTCGATATAAACCTTAACGATTTAACGCAAACAGCGCTACAGGAACAGTTGTCACCGCTATTACAAAACACCCTGCCACTGCTCACGTTAGACAAAGGCGGCGCTAAGGTTGGCTTGAAATTGTCAGGCAATTTAAAGACAGGCCAATGGAGAATTGATGAAGGAGAAGTCGATCTAAATAACGTTAGTGCAATATACGACACAACGTCCGTGACCAATGCGAATTTGAACGCTAACTTTACTGCCAATTCAGAGCATTTAAGCCTTCAACAGGCGGACTTGTCTCTAGCCAGTATCCAACAAGGCTTCACCATTGGTCCTGTTAGCGCCGAACTGGCTGCGAAGGTTCCTTATAAAAACCAACAAAACAGCACTGTGACTCTCAAAAACCATAGCATTAAAGCGTTGGGAGGCTCCGTCCGAATCCCCGAACAAATCTATGACTTTTCTGAGCCATTGCGTATTCCCGTTGTTTTCGAGCGTATTAACTTAGGTGAACTGATGCGCCAATACCCTACGAATAGAATCGCTATTGACGGTAATGTATCGGGAACCATTCCCCTGCTTTGGGACTCTCAGCAATTAACAGTAGAAAAAGGTTATTTAAGCGCAGTAGCACCCGGTGGTCACCTGAAAGTCGACTCATCTGCATTACGCTCAGCCGTTGGTAGCAACCCCAGTTTAAAAACGCTTGCCAGCGTGTTGGAAGACTTTTACTACCAAGAACTGTCAAGTGTTGTTGGCTATGACAAAAACGGTGAGCTAACCTTAGAATTACAGCTCAATGGTTATAATCCGGCTGTTGAGAATGGTCGTAAGGTAAAATTAAACGTCACATTAGAAGAAGACTTGCCCGCGCTGATAAAAGGTATACAACTGAGTAATAGCGTGAGTGATGTTATTCGTAAACGGATCCAGCAACGGGTCAATTAATCAGAGGACGATATGAAACATCTGCTAGTCATTACAGCATCTGCGCTGCTTATGTCCGCCTGTACGCCGACAGTTCAGGTGGCGGCTCCAAAAGAGCCGATAACCATTAATTTGAACGTAAAAATTGAGCACGAAATTTACGTCAAAGTCGACAAAGCACTCGACGACGTTATTTCAGAGTCGAGCGGTTTATTTTAATTTTCAAAGGATTGTGACATGAAAAAACTAACAATTAGCGCGTTTGTCGCCCTACTCTCTATTTCGGGTATGACTGTGTCGACAGCAAGTTACGCGCAGGAAATTACCTTACAAGAAGCCATGGAACAGCTGTCAGCAGCTAAAGATAAAGGTTGGGTTGGCGAACAACCAAACGGTTACTTAGGCGTTGTGGCGTCTTCATCACAGGCAAAACAAATTGCCGAGCAAATTAACGAGGCCAGACGTCAAGAGTACGCTCGTATAGCGGAAGAAAACGACATTGCGGTTGCTGATGTTGAGCTACTAGCCGGTAAGCGTGCTATTGAACGCACACAGCCAGGACATTACGTGAAAGTTGATGGCCAGTGGAAGAAGAAGCCTTAGTGCTTCTTTTTTCAGCTAAGATATAAATCGGAATTGGTGCCCGGGGCCGGACTTGAACCGGCACGCTGTTACCAGCGAGGGATTTTAAATCCCTTGTGTCTACCAATTCCACCACCCGGGCACTACAAAGAAGTGTTCTCGAATAATGGAGGCGGGTCCCGGAGTCGAACCGAGATCCACGGATTTGCAATCCGCTGCATAGCCATTCTGCCAACCCGCCAGAATTTGGAGCGGGAAACGAGATTCGAACTCGCGACCCCAACCTTGGCAAGGTTGTGCTCTACCAGCTGAGCTATTCCCGCACCGTCATCTGCCGAGGCATTCTACTGTTTAATCTTTTTCAGTCAATGACTTTTTATCAAATTTATGACTGTTTGCGCAAATTTACGGCAAAGCTGCTAATTTCTGGTCAATTCCTTGCTGGCGCCACGTAAATATTCCCACATTGACCACACAGTCAAAACGAAAGCACCGTAGAATAAAACAATAGAAATCCAGAAAATATAGATATTCGCATTCCAAATTAAACCTATAAGCGCGACCATTTGCGCAATGGTTTTCAACTTACCCAAATTTGATACTGCCACTTTTCCACGGTTGCCACTTTGTGCCATCCACTCGCGCAATGCACTAACAATTAACTCACGACAAATCATAGTCAACGCAGGTATCGTTATATAAGCGGCGTTAAAGTCTTCAACAATCACCACCAACGCAGCCACTACCATGGCTTTATCGGCTACGGGATCTAAAAACTCACCGAATTTAGTGAATTGGTTGAAACGACGCGCAATAAAGCCATCCAACGCATCAGTAATAGCCGCCAGCCAGAAAATAAACGCAGCCCAAAAGCGTGCGTCTTCAAAGGGCAAGTAAAACACCACCAGAAATACCGGA comes from Idiomarina sp. X4 and encodes:
- a CDS encoding M61 family metallopeptidase, with protein sequence MIAYDITPIDLNGHLFEVILTIDAPEPLQELWLPNWIPGSYLIRDFSKHIIGLYAESNGKPVPVKQITKNRWQLKSVAANEVTVKYQVYAWDLSVRSAYLDQLQGFFNNTSLCLAVVGQEDEHCQLTLHPPVEKFNWKVATGMPRVSGQPHSWGTFEAENYDALIDYPFLIGDLTIEEFIAHGIKHSLVLSGRHFADTSKICSDLARICETQISMFDEAPFTSYTFLTMVVGDGFGGLEHRNSTALLCSRKSLIGEHDHEVNDDYQTFLSLCCHEYFHSWNVKTLKPKAFIPYQLDKESYTEQLWFYEGMTSYFDDYLLHASGIVSAEQYLNVLSETLARVERGAGQYQQSVTESSYLAWTKFYQQNENAPNSIVSYYAKGALLALSLDLMLRLQSNHSLTLAHVMKKLWHEFGKTGVGTADDTVLNVLDSYSGVDIADFLREQLYAKESLPLESLLNQFGLEIKRSVPADDNSLKASDESATVSLGAKYKASSAGLELMSVYHDETAYNAGLSASDRIIAIDHLQVTDATVKSVLSRYRPGEKVTVHAFRRDELLTLDLIWEEPTPACWKLSIKDASKLNGWLTPES
- a CDS encoding M23 family metallopeptidase, encoding MLKLRIWGLLIGLIASTSVFANNSLPLEIKGPFTQGALHLGKTVAGAEVTLNGELIEVTDNGYFVFGFGRKAKLEHELTVSANGETRTQSLTLSEREYDIDRVDGVPQKTVTPDPEQVKRARKEAEKVWLARQNASKNKHFLTPVAKPAEGRISGVYGSQRIFNGEPRNPHYGEDIAVPTGTPVTAPWTGKVVLAEPDLFYSGGTIIIEHGYKVNTTYLHLSKLHVKAGDTVKQGQVIGEVGATGRATGPHLDWRVNWGNTRLDPALLPQLYED
- a CDS encoding 6-carboxytetrahydropterin synthase; this encodes MQLFVNDLTVIDCSYLCPQRGIVGESWIVDIILDGNLNEQSMVLDFGKVKKQVKAIIDDSVDHKLLIPVEHSYTKVTHNDDDSSYWVDFNRGNSRSIHLFCPSDSFAFIDADTVNIDTVTDYVKAVIKQELPVNVEGLKLTLRPEQIDGFYYHYTHGLKKHDGNCQRIAHGHRSKLQIFIEGIRQPALEKQWCDKWEDIYVGTEEDIADFNKMTLSKAAESVDENTHVAYSYTSIQGLFELVLPHSENYVIKNDSTVECIAQYLASTISQDCIGKSVEVRAYEGVGKGAIAYA
- a CDS encoding LysE family translocator encodes the protein MSYWNEFLTIAVIHLFAVASPGPDFAVVSRYSLSFGRKAGYLVALGIAAGIIIHVAYSLVGVALIIHQTPWLYQTLLVIGALYLGFIGTQAITAKPRTSMSGDEFDSIQPRKRKAFIVGFITNGLNVKATLFFLTLFTTIISPDTPFSIKFGYGVYLVIATGAWFIFLTWLLTQPVIFKRVWRYSHWVDRTMGLALILLSAKLLWEWFLLIELI
- a CDS encoding LysR family transcriptional regulator yields the protein MKKTKFPSLNALRVFDVAARCGSFKQAAQQLGVTQSAVTRQIQALEEQLDMRLFQRDNRVHSLTPVALELAPQIEQIFDQLERAIERTRSVSDNTTTQLTVAISSERFRFWLADKLEDFHSLYPHIQLNFARCADYFSGEHVADMVSAVQHQSWDIAIGYGSINDKHLQSQRLSKTQLVPVSSLSTNETPFQQNWIINPDNPEHLKLTEHYQSKLKNQRIIHCDDFYMSLDLAQTEKAVTLVDSSLLTTQFSHLTPFREYAQATKSPLSVFYKKRKRQSVALVAFIKWLQLINQ
- a CDS encoding acyloxyacyl hydrolase — encoded protein: MLRRLSLLSAVLLSSSFAPASALADEISYTASYSTDQFRGARVAYRFTDIPLEMPGFFGSPKLYVDMGINHWQDSNDTSDNITAFTVSPVVSWHIAGSERPLYLEAGIGGSYFDKTSLGNRNLSTKFQFEDRISLSWQFSKNSDARIDFGYTHYSNGDIKRPNDGLDFFWLSWVHPF
- a CDS encoding GNAT family N-acetyltransferase, which translates into the protein MSSDTPSRDRVYQVSSNRESASHKLRYVEGSAPDTDECRLCVGSLPQANKSDPLVTVQIAASEDIARLAFFEKQLYDKDAYSSLFFYQALRQWPSGFLTIKSDGKVAGYSLVVPLDGRRATLMSLLVGKSFQGQGLGQVLLEQTIKSATSDQWHELELSVSPYNTPAIKLYKRAGFQSVNTVKDYLGPGEDRLIMRRTL
- the alkB gene encoding DNA oxidative demethylase AlkB; translated protein: MASLNLFAGENNDVTQFSERAYLLHDYVEPDAIAILEQLRGVIKQSPLRQFVTPGGRKMSVRTSSCGDFGWITDRKGYRYTDTDPITEEPWPAMPVELKKLAETAARKCGFGSFSPNACLINVYHPGAAMGLHQDKDESDFSQPIVSFSLGLPATFLWGGLKRGGSPQKITLQHGDVLVWGGPDRLRYHGVKKLADGQHPLTGNVRVNLTFRVR
- a CDS encoding YdbH domain-containing protein; this encodes MPNTSSRVYRLLAITGSAVLTLALFIGVALLIGLSIADRKLAKAGIEDWSISIGSLSEERVVIEQLSVTMSELPSSSTSNSNATPTTIKELLNTPIPNWLPEVIVIKNITLKGGLLTQYAPIVGELKLDTKRQNVSLHLLQPEVLNVNLSRNNSTLSAGITHSLGSFNANYGFSTGQWDIKGSVKVPTKYLSRTAKLVKSEQIALSLSADGSLSPETEMTGAKSLISAISGKLTVSLQQPINVTSPGVASVETLITKGDVGLGFNRGVIENYDLKFSGELTQWPSLPLEINSVKWQFASQDALALEPLNYQQLFSKTEWPVQLSLAVEGEDVSGAQLTMAGHVMQSDAQFIRLNLPKTRLTADKITTASIDALAPLKLDSLNKLALNTDIMLEHDQVMFSSEQLSSLYIQSQFANANFLIPTFSAAIPFASPNEATAELSTKINNVAIKVEELESLKPKLSHRIQYKGGSINTQGTIELARGARLNHHSTLTPTQDLTSNVDINLNDLTQTALQEQLSPLLQNTLPLLTLDKGGAKVGLKLSGNLKTGQWRIDEGEVDLNNVSAIYDTTSVTNANLNANFTANSEHLSLQQADLSLASIQQGFTIGPVSAELAAKVPYKNQQNSTVTLKNHSIKALGGSVRIPEQIYDFSEPLRIPVVFERINLGELMRQYPTNRIAIDGNVSGTIPLLWDSQQLTVEKGYLSAVAPGGHLKVDSSALRSAVGSNPSLKTLASVLEDFYYQELSSVVGYDKNGELTLELQLNGYNPAVENGRKVKLNVTLEEDLPALIKGIQLSNSVSDVIRKRIQQRVN
- a CDS encoding YnbE family lipoprotein — translated: MKHLLVITASALLMSACTPTVQVAAPKEPITINLNVKIEHEIYVKVDKALDDVISESSGLF
- a CDS encoding YdbL family protein — encoded protein: MKKLTISAFVALLSISGMTVSTASYAQEITLQEAMEQLSAAKDKGWVGEQPNGYLGVVASSSQAKQIAEQINEARRQEYARIAEENDIAVADVELLAGKRAIERTQPGHYVKVDGQWKKKP
- the pgsA gene encoding CDP-diacylglycerol--glycerol-3-phosphate 3-phosphatidyltransferase, which produces MKWNIPNILTSFRILLIPVFLVVFYLPFEDARFWAAFIFWLAAITDALDGFIARRFNQFTKFGEFLDPVADKAMVVAALVVIVEDFNAAYITIPALTMICRELIVSALREWMAQSGNRGKVAVSNLGKLKTIAQMVALIGLIWNANIYIFWISIVLFYGAFVLTVWSMWEYLRGASKELTRN